From the Jilunia laotingensis genome, the window ATGCGTATTCGTAATGTCCCGCCATACATTATTGTACCGGGTATGATTGAAGCCCATAAAGCTGGTTTGAGTAACATTACTCGCGATGAATTGGAAGCACATTACCTGGCAGGTGGACACGTGGAAAGAGTTGTACATGCACTGGTGTCTGCTTCAAAAGCCCGTATCGAATTACCATTCCAAATGGCTACAGCCATCGATTTGGCAGGACGTGACGTATTCGAAGCCGTACAAATGTCGGTAAACCCGAAAGTAATCGATACTCCCCCTGTAACAGCCGTAGCAAAAGACGGTATTCAGTTAATTGCCAAAGCACGTGTTACAGTTCGTGCCAATATCCGCCAGTTAGTGGGTGGTGCTGGCGAAGATACGATTCTCGCCCGTGTAGGTGAAGGTATCGTTTCATCTATCGGTTCATCAGAAAATCATAAGTCGGTGCTTGAAAATCCGGACTCTATTTCAAAACTAGTACTCCGCAAAGGGTTGGACGCAGGAACAGCTTTTGAAATCCTATCTATCGACATAGCAGATATCGATATAGGTAAGAATATTGGCGCAGCTTTACAAATAGACCAAGCGAATGCAGATAAAAACATCGCTCAAGCGAAAGCCGAAGAACGCCGCGCAATGGCTGTAGCCCGGGAACAAGAAATGAAAGCAAAAGCCGAAGAGGCACGTGCAAACGTGATTCAAGCAGAAGCTGAAGTTCCGAAAGCCATGGCAGAAGCTTTCCGTAACGGTAATCTGGGAATTATGGATTATTATAAAATGAAAAATATCCAAGCCGATACGTCTATGCGCGAAAATATAGCAAAGCCGGTCGGTAGCAATACGGACAAACCTCTCAGCGAATAATTGACAACTATTCGAGAATACCGGAGTTCCATTGAGTTTTCCTAATTTAATAAACACTTTATGGAACTCTGCGTTATTTATTAAAAGAACTTGTTTATTAGTAACCTCCTATTGACATGAAAAAGTATTTTCCTTCCTCAGAGTTGATTATCAACGAAGACGGTTCAATATTCCATCTGCATGTAAAGCCGGAACAACTGGCCGACAAAGTGATTCTGGTCGGTGATCCCGGACGCGTGGCATTAGTGGCTTCCCATTTCGACAAAAAAGAATTTGAAGTGGAGAGCCGCGAGTTTAAAACCATTACCGGAACCTATAAAGGTAAACGCATCACCGTGGTTTCAACGGGCATAGGCTGTGATAATATCGACATTGTGATGAACGAATTGGATGCACTGGCAAATATAGATTTCCAGACTCGCGAAGAAAAAGAACATCTCCGGTCATTGGAATTAGTACGTATCGGCACTTGTGGCGGACTCCAACCGAATACTCCGGTAGGTACTTTCGTCTGTTCAGAGAAGTCAATCGGATTTGATGGTTTGTTGAATTTTTACGAGGGACGTAATGCTGTCTGCGACCTTCCTTTTGAACGTTCATTCCTCAATCACATGGGCTGGTCGGGTAATATGTGCGCTCCGGCTCCGTATGTGATAGCTGCCGATGCTGACCTAATCGACCGTATAGCTAAAGAGGACATGGTTCGTGGAGTGACAATTGCCGCTGGTGGATTCTTCGGTCCCCAAGGTCGTGAACTGCGTGTACCATTGGCAGACCCACATCAAAATGATAAGATAGAGAAGTTTGAATACAACGGACATAAAATTACAAACTTCGAAATGGAAAGCTCCGCACTGGCTGGGCTTGCCAAACTAATGGGACATAAAGCCATGACCGTTTGTATGGTAATAGCCAACCGATTGATAAAAGAGGCAAATACTGGCTATAAGAATACAATAGACACGTTGATCAAAACAGTTCTCGACAGAATTTAATGAATTTATCATTTACCGCCATCGACTTTGAAACGGCTACAGGCTATATGGAAAGTGCTTGTGCCGTTGGCATTGTAACAGTTACAGACGGTGTAATATCCGATGAATATTACAGCCTCATCCAACCTCCCGAAAACGAATATTGGCGTTCGAATATTTTAATACATGGCATCACCCCGGACATGACTGAATCATTGCCCGGGTTTCATGCCATCTATCCCGAAGTAAGAAAACGGTTACAGGGGAAAAACAATTGTTGCCCATAATGAACAATTCGACCGCACCGTCCTACAACATACCATGCACATGTACGGTCTTGATTACGATGAACTGCTACTTAGTGAAAAATGGGAATGCACCTGTCGTATCTACCGTTCTTTAGGATATAAACCTGCCAATTTGAGTGCTTGCTGCGAAAGGCAGGGTATTGCACTAAAACATCACGAGGCTTTATCGGATGCACGGGGCTGCGCAATGCTTTATCTCAATTTTCTTGAGAGTTACTATCCGGTCAATACCCTATGGTAAATCGTTCTTGATGATGAACCGGCTTTTCCAATTCATCAATCATGGCAGCGGCATAATCCTGAACAGAAATATGGCTGTTACCTACTTTATCGACTATCATATCATCTTTTCCCAATCTGTATCTGCCGGTACGTACTCCCGACCTCATATCTGCTGCGGGTGAAAAGAATACCCAATCAATCTCTTTTTCTTTTTTCAGGAAATCCAGATAGAAACTTCCTAAAGCCCGGACTCCCGGTAGAATCTTTTCGGGTACCTCACCTGAATCCATCAACCGAAGCCCGGGAGCAATGAATAATGAACCTGCTCCACCTACCATAAGAAAACGATTCACACCGGCTTTCTTCACTCCATCGATAATATTGAGATACACTTTAATCGTTTCATTATAGATATTCGGGTTATCCCAGCCGGGATTATAAGCACTGATAACAGCATCTGCCCCTTTACAAACATTATATACTTCCTCAAGTGAAGAGACATCCGCTTTCTTCACTTGAAGGTTTTCATTCTCAATCTTAATCTTTTCCGGATTACGAACAACCGCCGTAACATGAAATCCTCGGTTCAGAGCTTCGTTCAAAATAGCCGAACCTACAAAGCCACTGGCTCCGATCAATACGATATTCTTCATACTGTAATTTATTTAGCATCCGGATAAATAACACTCACAAAAACAAATTGTTGAATACCTCAAAGAAAGGAAAAAACAACCTTGTC encodes:
- a CDS encoding NAD(P)-dependent oxidoreductase, encoding MKNIVLIGASGFVGSAILNEALNRGFHVTAVVRNPEKIKIENENLQVKKADVSSLEEVYNVCKGADAVISAYNPGWDNPNIYNETIKVYLNIIDGVKKAGVNRFLMVGGAGSLFIAPGLRLMDSGEVPEKILPGVRALGSFYLDFLKKEKEIDWVFFSPAADMRSGVRTGRYRLGKDDMIVDKVGNSHISVQDYAAAMIDELEKPVHHQERFTIGY
- a CDS encoding nucleoside phosphorylase, whose protein sequence is MKKYFPSSELIINEDGSIFHLHVKPEQLADKVILVGDPGRVALVASHFDKKEFEVESREFKTITGTYKGKRITVVSTGIGCDNIDIVMNELDALANIDFQTREEKEHLRSLELVRIGTCGGLQPNTPVGTFVCSEKSIGFDGLLNFYEGRNAVCDLPFERSFLNHMGWSGNMCAPAPYVIAADADLIDRIAKEDMVRGVTIAAGGFFGPQGRELRVPLADPHQNDKIEKFEYNGHKITNFEMESSALAGLAKLMGHKAMTVCMVIANRLIKEANTGYKNTIDTLIKTVLDRI
- the floA gene encoding flotillin-like protein FloA (flotillin-like protein involved in membrane lipid rafts) — translated: MLEPMYLTIILIAGGIVFLVLFFHYVPFFLWLSAKVSGVNISLVQLFLMRIRNVPPYIIVPGMIEAHKAGLSNITRDELEAHYLAGGHVERVVHALVSASKARIELPFQMATAIDLAGRDVFEAVQMSVNPKVIDTPPVTAVAKDGIQLIAKARVTVRANIRQLVGGAGEDTILARVGEGIVSSIGSSENHKSVLENPDSISKLVLRKGLDAGTAFEILSIDIADIDIGKNIGAALQIDQANADKNIAQAKAEERRAMAVAREQEMKAKAEEARANVIQAEAEVPKAMAEAFRNGNLGIMDYYKMKNIQADTSMRENIAKPVGSNTDKPLSE